From one Halothece sp. PCC 7418 genomic stretch:
- a CDS encoding MAPEG family protein, whose product MVTSTQAVLLYSLAGGAVLIYFPYLVVVWGRLQIGYDYQAPRAMFEKLPSYAQRATWAHQNAFESFTFYAPAAIMAYVTAVDSQLAFWAGVAYLVGRFFYPMFYIANIALARSFMFALGSLSSLVLYGLSILEINASI is encoded by the coding sequence ATGGTAACTTCCACTCAGGCTGTGCTCCTTTATTCTCTTGCAGGCGGGGCAGTTTTGATTTATTTTCCATACTTAGTTGTGGTGTGGGGGCGTTTGCAAATCGGGTATGATTACCAAGCCCCCCGTGCCATGTTTGAGAAATTACCCTCTTATGCGCAACGGGCAACTTGGGCGCACCAAAATGCCTTTGAATCCTTTACGTTTTACGCTCCAGCAGCAATTATGGCTTATGTGACGGCGGTTGACTCTCAATTGGCTTTTTGGGCTGGTGTTGCCTATTTAGTGGGGCGTTTCTTCTATCCCATGTTTTATATTGCCAATATTGCCCTAGCGCGATCGTTCATGTTTGCTTTAGGTTCACTCAGTAGCCTAGTTTTATATGGGCTGAGTATTCTCGAAATTAACGCCTCAATTTAA
- a CDS encoding YajQ family cyclic di-GMP-binding protein, which produces MASNYTFDIVSDFDHQEMVNAVDQARREIENRYDLKDSQTSLELREDAVTVNTDSEFTLDTVHDILRNKAAKRNLSQKIFDYGTVESASGNRVRQVITLKRGIDKELAKEITKKIKNEFKKVQPSIQGDSVRVSSKSKDDLQQVIQWLKQTDYSVPLQITNYR; this is translated from the coding sequence ATGGCTTCTAACTACACCTTTGATATTGTCAGCGACTTTGATCATCAAGAAATGGTTAATGCAGTTGATCAAGCGCGGAGAGAAATTGAAAATCGCTATGATCTGAAAGATTCTCAAACCAGTCTTGAACTGAGGGAGGATGCAGTGACAGTGAATACTGATAGTGAATTTACTCTCGATACCGTTCACGATATTCTGCGGAATAAAGCAGCCAAACGCAATCTTTCCCAAAAAATCTTTGACTATGGCACGGTTGAATCTGCAAGCGGGAATCGGGTGCGTCAAGTGATTACTTTGAAGCGGGGAATTGATAAAGAACTCGCTAAAGAAATTACCAAAAAAATTAAAAACGAATTTAAAAAAGTTCAGCCTTCTATCCAAGGGGATAGTGTTCGCGTTTCCAGTAAATCTAAAGATGATTTGCAACAGGTGATTCAATGGCTTAAACAAACTGATTATTCAGTTCCTTTGCAAATTACGAACTATCGTTAG
- a CDS encoding DUF2839 domain-containing protein: MGESKRRKDALGDKYGQEKKLMPWLGISKKDGERFVSWTTRGAWIGIGVLVVYWVTIRLVGPAFGWWEVN; encoded by the coding sequence ATGGGCGAGTCAAAACGTCGCAAAGATGCTTTAGGGGACAAGTACGGTCAAGAGAAAAAGTTAATGCCTTGGTTGGGAATTAGCAAAAAAGATGGAGAACGCTTTGTAAGTTGGACGACTCGCGGGGCGTGGATTGGCATTGGCGTTTTAGTTGTCTATTGGGTTACGATTCGACTAGTCGGTCCTGCCTTTGGTTGGTGGGAAGTCAACTAG
- a CDS encoding GlsB/YeaQ/YmgE family stress response membrane protein, whose protein sequence is MGIITWAILGLIAGAIAKAIYPGEQNTGLIGTMALGILGSLVGGWIGEKLQDFLDIPSPAVGSFSLSGIVTAVLGAIAIIFIWGLLTKPSR, encoded by the coding sequence ATGGGAATTATTACTTGGGCAATTTTAGGACTGATCGCCGGCGCGATCGCGAAAGCCATTTATCCAGGGGAACAAAATACTGGACTCATCGGGACAATGGCATTAGGGATTCTGGGTTCTTTAGTGGGCGGTTGGATTGGTGAAAAACTGCAAGACTTTTTAGACATTCCCAGTCCCGCCGTTGGGAGTTTTAGCTTATCGGGGATTGTGACCGCAGTTCTGGGCGCGATCGCGATTATCTTTATTTGGGGTTTACTAACCAAACCGAGTCGTTAA
- a CDS encoding lipid-A-disaccharide synthase-related protein, translating to MKLLCLSNGHGEDVIAVRILTALRQQDPSVEIAALPIVGNGSAYHRSRIQLITPGKTMPSGGFIYMDAKELWRDVRGGLIALTLAQLKAVRRWAKQGGIILAVGDIVPLLFAWLSGTDYIFVGTAKSEYYLRDEVGWLPKTSNFERKLGSVYLPWERCLMKTRRCRGVFPRDRLTTQVLQQFKIPAYDFGNAMMDGIVPESPMTEQSDWQRSLRILLLPGSRSPEAERNWELILDAVESMIRREGKRRLSFFSAIAPSLNLDPFCEALQARGWHPNPNPSTATVIQDQQGLAFQQGVTPLLLTQNAYHSCLLASDLAIAMAGTATEQFVGLGKPVITFPGNGPQYTPAFAEAQTRLLGASVILVKKPSQAADVFQELFTDPDRLQLIADNGKQRMGKPGAASRIADHLLSLG from the coding sequence TTGAAACTCCTCTGTCTCAGCAATGGTCATGGTGAAGATGTTATCGCAGTTCGTATTCTTACCGCGTTACGTCAGCAAGACCCATCCGTAGAAATTGCTGCTTTACCCATTGTTGGCAACGGATCCGCCTATCACCGATCGCGCATTCAGTTAATTACCCCTGGCAAAACCATGCCCTCTGGCGGGTTTATTTACATGGATGCGAAAGAACTTTGGCGAGATGTTCGCGGTGGGCTGATTGCTCTTACCTTAGCACAACTGAAAGCTGTCCGACGGTGGGCGAAACAAGGAGGAATCATTCTTGCGGTGGGAGACATTGTTCCCTTATTATTTGCTTGGTTGAGTGGAACAGATTACATTTTTGTGGGAACAGCGAAATCTGAGTATTATTTACGGGATGAGGTGGGCTGGTTACCGAAAACCTCTAATTTTGAACGAAAATTGGGTTCAGTGTATCTCCCGTGGGAACGCTGCTTGATGAAAACTCGCCGTTGTCGTGGAGTCTTTCCTCGGGATAGGTTAACCACACAAGTCTTGCAACAGTTTAAGATTCCCGCTTATGATTTTGGCAATGCGATGATGGATGGGATTGTCCCAGAATCCCCCATGACTGAACAATCCGATTGGCAGCGATCGCTGCGGATTTTACTCCTTCCCGGTTCACGATCTCCCGAAGCAGAACGAAACTGGGAACTGATTTTAGATGCAGTGGAAAGTATGATCCGACGAGAAGGTAAGCGTCGCTTATCTTTTTTCAGCGCGATCGCGCCTAGCCTAAATTTAGATCCGTTTTGTGAAGCATTACAAGCCCGAGGATGGCATCCTAATCCGAATCCCTCCACTGCAACCGTGATTCAAGATCAACAAGGCTTAGCCTTCCAGCAAGGCGTTACACCATTACTTTTGACACAAAATGCTTATCATAGCTGCTTACTGGCTTCTGATCTTGCCATTGCCATGGCAGGAACGGCAACGGAACAGTTTGTCGGTCTAGGGAAGCCTGTTATCACCTTTCCTGGAAATGGCCCCCAATATACCCCTGCTTTTGCTGAAGCGCAAACTCGCTTACTGGGTGCATCGGTGATTCTTGTGAAAAAGCCATCCCAAGCTGCTGATGTCTTTCAGGAATTATTCACAGACCCTGATCGCTTACAACTCATCGCTGATAATGGGAAACAGCGTATGGGAAAACCTGGCGCTGCCTCTCGTATTGCAGACCATCTATTAAGTCTGGGGTAA
- the rimM gene encoding ribosome maturation factor RimM (Essential for efficient processing of 16S rRNA) has protein sequence MMAKDDLIEIGTIVSAHGIKGEVKVYTDSDFPERFEKPGKRLLQRPNQTKLDWVTIKRGYYLPGKKLYVVRFEEITDRNQAEELKKSKLFVEKRDRPQLEENEYHVDDLIGLAVIDQETRGKIGQIVDIYPAGNDLLVVDLETEFLAQHFPDKSPEKSQVLIPFVTDIVPVVDLPEGELEVTLPPGLLAL, from the coding sequence ATGATGGCAAAAGACGATTTAATTGAAATTGGAACAATTGTCTCCGCACACGGCATTAAAGGAGAGGTAAAAGTTTATACTGATTCTGATTTTCCAGAACGCTTTGAGAAGCCTGGAAAACGTTTATTGCAACGCCCTAATCAGACAAAATTGGATTGGGTGACAATCAAGCGCGGTTATTATTTGCCAGGTAAGAAACTTTATGTGGTTAGGTTTGAAGAAATTACAGATCGCAATCAAGCTGAGGAATTAAAAAAAAGTAAGTTATTTGTAGAAAAGCGCGATCGACCTCAGTTGGAAGAAAATGAATATCATGTGGATGACTTGATCGGTTTAGCTGTGATTGACCAAGAAACGAGGGGAAAAATAGGTCAGATCGTGGATATTTATCCCGCAGGTAATGATTTGTTAGTGGTTGATTTAGAAACTGAATTTCTAGCCCAACATTTCCCAGACAAGTCACCCGAAAAAAGCCAGGTTTTAATTCCCTTTGTCACCGATATTGTTCCCGTTGTTGATCTTCCTGAAGGAGAATTAGAAGTAACCCTTCCTCCTGGTTTATTAGCGTTATAG
- a CDS encoding carbohydrate ABC transporter permease has product MKTQKINPFLQLQQETLTAWLFLAPALILLTIFVFYPIGYLLYLSFTTGSFTREGTEWIGIRNYLRLVVNPDFWQVIGNTVYFTIATVIPSLILPLIIAVLLNQSVALRALLRTAYFLPSITSLVAVGLGFRWLFQNQGPVNELLITLGFDPIPWLNSTLWAMPVLIILSTWQQIGFNMVVFLAGLQAIPQMRYEAAELDGADGLAKFWYVTLPGLRPTLVFTTITTLIFTLRSFEQVYVVTGGGPLNSTNLLVYYIYQEAFARFDFGYAAAAATVLLMVTLLLVYFQLRSWGEEN; this is encoded by the coding sequence ATGAAAACTCAGAAGATTAATCCTTTTCTCCAGTTACAACAAGAGACCCTAACCGCTTGGTTATTCCTTGCCCCAGCTTTAATTTTACTCACGATTTTTGTCTTTTATCCCATTGGCTACTTGTTGTATTTAAGTTTCACAACGGGGAGTTTTACGAGAGAAGGCACAGAATGGATTGGGATCAGAAACTATCTCCGTTTGGTTGTCAATCCTGATTTTTGGCAAGTCATTGGCAATACTGTTTATTTCACCATCGCAACCGTTATTCCCAGTTTAATTTTACCCTTAATAATTGCAGTCTTACTCAATCAATCCGTTGCGTTGCGAGCTCTTTTAAGGACTGCTTATTTTCTTCCTTCCATTACCTCTTTAGTAGCGGTTGGTTTAGGGTTTCGTTGGCTATTTCAAAATCAAGGTCCCGTCAATGAGCTATTAATTACACTCGGTTTTGATCCGATTCCTTGGCTCAATAGTACCCTCTGGGCCATGCCTGTTTTAATTATTCTTAGTACCTGGCAGCAAATTGGGTTTAATATGGTTGTATTTTTAGCAGGATTACAAGCCATTCCGCAAATGCGATATGAAGCAGCGGAGTTAGATGGGGCTGACGGCTTGGCAAAATTTTGGTATGTGACATTACCCGGTTTACGTCCTACTTTAGTTTTTACAACCATCACCACATTAATTTTCACATTGCGTAGTTTTGAACAAGTTTATGTGGTTACTGGCGGAGGTCCGCTTAATTCAACTAATCTTTTAGTTTATTATATTTATCAGGAAGCCTTTGCTCGTTTTGATTTTGGTTATGCAGCAGCAGCAGCAACGGTGTTATTAATGGTGACGTTATTGTTAGTTTATTTCCAACTTCGCAGTTGGGGAGAAGAGAATTAA
- a CDS encoding M48 family metallopeptidase: MKRPWNVWLLSLSLAFIPTVAWSEATEESSPQEKPEITVVEDNELLPDLTGEEYDYLATLMKADQLYQAGKKDSAIALYQKVKPPFPSQTNNSSRQAYTDVSDLPPDGKVYWRYGEAEFNPKLKSKTLAPLALLVEKHPSFMPGHLRYAEALVYFDQTEAGIEHLESAVSRYPQQLTLVEALLPLYEENEQWLNASLTARQFALLNAEHSKADYYSTLADQHLETYERNLRISLRENAFASIITGALGFALTGSLAGPLSAIETTALLLQGESAVGDRISNRLEENLPLLEDEEVKEYVTEIGKTVTQYSGRDSFDYEFHIIMDENLNAFALPGGKVFINAGAILKTESEAELAGLIAHEIAHAVLSHGFQLVTEGNVLANVSQFVPYGGTAANLIVLNYSRKMERQADALGTRLLASSKYAADGVYNLMVALEKEYQDQSRPPVWLSTHPNTKERVENIKTQILENGYDRYRYEGIARHLQIQEKTAELLAEYQAQEGDENSED, translated from the coding sequence ATGAAACGCCCTTGGAATGTTTGGTTGCTGAGTTTAAGCCTCGCTTTTATCCCCACTGTTGCTTGGAGTGAAGCCACGGAAGAGTCTTCTCCACAAGAGAAACCAGAAATAACAGTGGTAGAAGACAATGAATTACTTCCTGATTTGACAGGAGAAGAGTATGATTATTTGGCAACCTTAATGAAAGCCGATCAACTCTATCAAGCGGGAAAAAAAGACAGCGCGATCGCGCTTTATCAAAAAGTAAAACCCCCTTTCCCCTCCCAAACCAATAACTCTTCCCGCCAGGCTTACACTGATGTTTCTGACCTCCCTCCCGATGGAAAAGTGTATTGGAGATATGGGGAAGCCGAATTTAATCCTAAACTGAAAAGCAAAACCCTTGCACCTTTAGCCTTACTCGTCGAAAAACATCCCAGCTTTATGCCAGGTCATCTTCGTTATGCAGAAGCGTTAGTTTATTTTGACCAAACTGAAGCAGGGATTGAGCATCTCGAAAGTGCAGTTTCTCGTTATCCTCAACAATTAACCTTAGTCGAAGCTCTCCTTCCCCTCTATGAAGAAAATGAACAATGGTTAAACGCCTCTCTCACCGCCCGTCAATTTGCTTTACTCAATGCAGAACATTCTAAAGCCGATTACTACAGCACCCTTGCTGATCAGCATTTAGAAACCTATGAAAGGAACTTAAGAATCAGTTTACGGGAAAATGCCTTTGCTAGCATCATTACAGGGGCTTTAGGCTTTGCTTTAACGGGGAGTTTAGCTGGTCCTCTCTCCGCAATTGAGACCACTGCTTTGCTTTTACAAGGAGAGTCAGCCGTCGGGGATCGGATCTCCAATCGTCTCGAAGAAAACCTCCCCTTACTCGAAGATGAGGAAGTCAAGGAATATGTAACCGAGATTGGGAAAACTGTCACTCAATATTCAGGACGAGATAGTTTTGACTATGAATTTCATATCATTATGGATGAAAACTTAAATGCGTTTGCCCTTCCTGGTGGTAAAGTTTTCATCAATGCAGGTGCAATTTTAAAGACTGAGTCCGAAGCAGAATTAGCAGGATTAATTGCTCATGAAATTGCTCACGCTGTCCTTTCTCATGGCTTTCAGTTAGTGACCGAAGGGAATGTTTTAGCCAATGTCAGTCAGTTTGTTCCTTATGGGGGAACAGCAGCCAACTTAATTGTTCTCAATTATAGTCGGAAAATGGAGCGACAAGCCGATGCCTTGGGGACTCGCCTCTTAGCTAGTAGCAAGTATGCAGCCGATGGGGTTTATAACTTGATGGTTGCTTTAGAAAAAGAATATCAAGACCAATCACGTCCCCCAGTCTGGCTATCCACTCACCCCAACACAAAGGAAAGAGTGGAGAACATCAAAACACAAATTCTAGAGAATGGTTATGATCGCTATCGGTATGAAGGCATCGCCCGCCATTTACAAATCCAAGAAAAAACCGCAGAATTATTAGCTGAATATCAAGCTCAAGAAGGCGATGAAAACTCAGAAGATTAA
- a CDS encoding PAS domain-containing protein, with product MRLKKIPLYLAFAVPFTLQVLGIVGLVGYWSYRSGQKAVEEMAYQLTRETGQRVTNELDHYLGLTHRVNQLNIAALESGTINVNDLDALHRHLIAQHQELPEITSLHLGTPAGEFLVVHRVSPAEVEAGLTKIKPTDLPFEVGRSDPDDLARLNLYSINQTGEITRYLNSIENLDVRQRPWYRRAAETATPGWSDPFQIGASNLLTINAYAPFYNASQDLRGVFSVNVSLETFSHFLESLSVGKSGQVFIVERNGLLVANSVGESSYISSQVDSSLNQPGNIKFRRLSAEESSNAVIQSVTQQLKQQLGSLTEIASSQEVEVEINQSRTSEERHFLEVVPYQDDYGLDWLIVTVVPESDFMGAIDANVQRTAGLCGLALVGSLGFGWWSLRRIARSLRALNQASQDIAQGNFQTSFPSSQIAEVEGLSVSFRQMAYSLQMAKAFRDQYEQILEQQIENKTAALKEKKAQLEIITDSIPGCISYTDSSLRYQFVNQTYEDWFDCRKEDIIGRRIPDVIGLDAYHRVESDVKRALAGETVSYEAELTFQNGETRYVFEVLVPNFDPTGNVDGYYAMITDITARQEAEMALQETTKELEALLDNAPATVSLFDANGCYLRVNPAVAQVLGVPQSEIIGKTFADFFPEATVRLFQSRIQTLMETQQPLQVEDEVISANGNQIIFESILFPIINEEGEAAKFCAIAQDVTERKQAEIKLETKTQELDRFFSLALDLLCIANTDGYFLRLNRQWEQTLGYSLSELEGARFANYVHPDDLDSTLAALNHLKEGGEIINFVNRYLCQDGSYCWIEWRAVPSGNLIYSAAREITERKEVEAELRAAKETAEMAAQTKSEFLATMSHEIRTPINGVIGMLHLLQDTELTFQQRSQLEIAQSSATSLLGIINDILDFSKVDSGNLKLETVEFDLIALLEDFAKTMALPAQEKDLELILDVSQIQQPVVKGDPSRLRQIFTNLVSNAIKFTQAGEILIKCYLETVGEQLRLIGIVKDTGMGIPEDKQGSLFDPFTQADASTTRQYGGTGLGLAIVKRLCDLMDGAIALESKLDEGSCFTFTVTLEASTAQPTLTRDLQGLSILVVAENGATQQALSRQLQAWGATVSTASDSATALSLCSQFRETPPFAIAILDSNLPDLEVQDLIQQWQADSRLQSMAIVMMMAINQVNQSHSLTHLGMRATVTKPVVPSQLWQVLTQLSENQTTLTQPVSTSQTVIPSPQLKSNSCVLVVEDNRVNQLVIQGMLKKYPLQVQIAHDGLEALVMLQKSHYDLVFMDCQMPNMDGYEATRQIRAGKHNQTIPIIAMTAYAMVGDKEKCLAAGMNDYVSKPIAVEQVKAVLEQWLTEHETPALDPKAFQELLNAVGEDDSEIILEILQEFEENLTQLIERILETTEAEDSLALQNAVHTLKGTSATMGALGLRDYCQEIERIIKMGNLPDSQLIEALKEESKQVEKALITKIKYYSTTLAL from the coding sequence ATGAGACTCAAAAAAATCCCCCTTTATCTTGCTTTTGCTGTTCCCTTTACGCTACAAGTTTTAGGGATTGTGGGTTTGGTGGGGTATTGGTCTTATCGCAGTGGACAAAAAGCAGTGGAAGAAATGGCGTATCAATTGACTCGCGAAACGGGACAGCGAGTGACCAATGAATTAGATCATTATCTGGGTCTTACTCATCGGGTCAATCAACTGAATATTGCTGCGTTAGAGTCTGGTACGATTAATGTGAATGACTTAGATGCGCTCCACCGCCACCTAATTGCACAACATCAAGAATTACCAGAAATAACCAGTCTTCATTTGGGTACGCCTGCGGGCGAGTTTTTAGTGGTTCATCGGGTCAGCCCTGCGGAAGTGGAAGCGGGATTGACAAAAATTAAACCGACAGATCTGCCTTTTGAAGTTGGACGTTCTGATCCCGATGATCTGGCGCGATTAAATCTTTACAGTATTAATCAAACTGGAGAAATAACGAGATATTTAAACAGCATTGAAAATCTTGATGTCCGTCAGCGTCCTTGGTATCGTCGTGCAGCAGAAACAGCAACGCCTGGATGGAGTGACCCGTTTCAAATTGGCGCATCCAATCTCCTGACAATCAATGCTTACGCTCCGTTTTATAACGCCTCACAAGATTTAAGAGGAGTTTTTTCAGTCAATGTCAGTCTGGAAACTTTCAGTCACTTTCTGGAGAGTTTATCCGTTGGAAAAAGTGGACAAGTTTTTATTGTCGAACGTAATGGTTTGTTGGTTGCGAATTCGGTTGGGGAATCTTCTTATATTTCTTCTCAAGTAGATTCTAGTCTCAATCAGCCTGGAAATATTAAGTTCCGTCGCCTATCTGCTGAGGAAAGTTCTAATGCTGTTATCCAAAGTGTAACTCAGCAATTAAAGCAGCAATTAGGGAGTCTGACAGAGATTGCATCCTCACAAGAAGTAGAGGTTGAGATTAATCAGTCTAGAACCAGTGAAGAACGGCATTTTCTAGAAGTTGTTCCCTATCAAGATGATTATGGCTTAGATTGGCTGATTGTTACCGTTGTTCCAGAATCAGACTTTATGGGGGCGATTGATGCTAATGTTCAACGGACTGCTGGTTTGTGTGGTTTGGCTTTAGTGGGGTCGTTAGGGTTTGGCTGGTGGAGTTTGCGACGGATCGCGCGATCGCTGCGTGCATTAAATCAGGCAAGTCAAGACATTGCACAAGGGAATTTTCAGACTTCGTTTCCTTCCAGTCAGATCGCAGAAGTGGAAGGACTATCGGTTTCTTTTCGCCAAATGGCATACTCACTACAAATGGCAAAAGCATTCCGTGATCAGTATGAACAAATTTTAGAACAACAGATTGAGAATAAAACAGCAGCACTGAAAGAAAAGAAAGCGCAATTGGAAATTATTACGGACTCGATTCCAGGTTGTATTTCTTATACGGATTCTTCTCTACGCTATCAGTTTGTGAATCAAACCTATGAGGATTGGTTTGACTGTCGCAAAGAGGATATTATCGGACGCAGGATTCCTGATGTAATTGGTCTGGATGCTTATCATCGTGTCGAATCTGATGTGAAACGCGCTCTTGCGGGAGAAACTGTGAGTTATGAAGCAGAGTTAACGTTTCAGAATGGAGAAACCCGCTATGTATTTGAGGTGTTAGTCCCGAATTTTGATCCGACGGGAAACGTTGATGGCTACTATGCAATGATTACTGACATCACCGCCCGTCAAGAAGCGGAAATGGCTCTACAAGAAACCACAAAGGAACTAGAAGCCCTCCTAGACAACGCCCCAGCAACAGTTAGTCTTTTCGATGCGAATGGGTGTTATTTACGAGTGAATCCTGCTGTGGCTCAGGTGCTCGGTGTTCCCCAGTCTGAGATAATTGGGAAAACCTTTGCCGATTTTTTCCCAGAAGCAACGGTGAGGCTCTTTCAGTCTCGCATCCAAACCCTGATGGAAACTCAGCAACCGCTACAAGTGGAAGATGAAGTGATCAGCGCTAATGGAAATCAGATCATCTTTGAGTCGATCTTATTTCCGATTATTAATGAGGAAGGGGAAGCAGCTAAATTTTGCGCGATCGCGCAGGATGTTACGGAACGCAAACAAGCCGAAATTAAGTTAGAAACCAAAACACAAGAGTTAGATCGCTTTTTCTCCCTCGCTTTAGATCTCCTCTGTATTGCGAACACTGATGGCTATTTCCTGCGTTTAAATCGTCAATGGGAACAAACCCTCGGCTATTCTTTATCAGAGTTAGAAGGCGCACGATTTGCAAATTATGTTCATCCCGATGACTTAGACAGTACCCTTGCAGCCCTTAATCATTTAAAAGAAGGGGGAGAAATTATCAACTTTGTTAATCGCTATCTGTGCCAAGATGGATCTTATTGTTGGATTGAGTGGCGAGCCGTCCCCTCAGGGAACTTAATTTATTCTGCAGCGAGAGAGATCACGGAGCGTAAAGAAGTCGAAGCTGAACTCAGGGCTGCTAAAGAAACCGCAGAAATGGCTGCTCAGACTAAAAGTGAGTTTCTTGCCACCATGAGTCATGAAATTCGCACGCCGATCAATGGTGTGATTGGAATGTTACACCTTTTACAAGATACTGAACTGACATTTCAGCAGCGATCGCAGCTTGAGATTGCTCAATCGAGTGCAACGTCCCTACTCGGAATTATTAATGACATTCTCGATTTCTCAAAAGTTGATTCTGGCAATTTGAAATTAGAAACGGTAGAGTTTGATTTGATTGCACTCTTAGAAGACTTTGCCAAAACCATGGCACTTCCCGCTCAAGAGAAAGACTTAGAACTGATCTTAGATGTTAGTCAGATTCAACAGCCTGTTGTCAAAGGCGATCCCTCACGGTTACGGCAAATTTTCACCAACCTTGTCAGTAATGCTATTAAATTTACCCAAGCAGGGGAAATCTTAATCAAATGTTATCTGGAAACCGTAGGCGAACAACTCAGACTGATCGGAATCGTTAAAGATACGGGAATGGGAATCCCAGAAGACAAGCAAGGGAGTTTATTTGACCCCTTTACCCAAGCAGATGCGAGTACCACACGCCAATATGGGGGAACAGGTTTAGGGCTTGCGATTGTAAAAAGACTCTGTGATTTAATGGATGGCGCGATCGCGCTGGAAAGTAAACTTGATGAAGGCAGTTGTTTCACCTTTACTGTCACCCTAGAAGCTAGCACCGCCCAACCCACACTCACAAGGGATCTGCAAGGCTTAAGCATTTTAGTGGTCGCTGAAAATGGGGCAACCCAACAAGCACTTTCCCGTCAACTGCAAGCATGGGGCGCAACCGTCAGCACTGCTTCCGATTCTGCAACCGCGCTTTCCTTATGTTCTCAATTTAGGGAAACTCCACCCTTTGCAATTGCCATATTGGACTCCAATCTTCCTGATTTAGAAGTACAGGATTTGATCCAACAGTGGCAAGCCGATTCCCGTTTACAGAGCATGGCAATTGTGATGATGATGGCAATTAATCAGGTTAACCAGTCTCACTCATTAACCCATCTCGGGATGAGAGCAACAGTAACCAAACCAGTTGTCCCTTCTCAGTTATGGCAGGTTTTAACCCAGTTATCTGAAAATCAAACAACCCTGACTCAACCCGTTTCTACTTCGCAAACAGTCATCCCATCCCCTCAACTCAAATCAAACTCCTGTGTGCTCGTTGTCGAAGATAATCGTGTCAATCAATTGGTGATCCAAGGGATGCTCAAAAAATACCCCTTGCAGGTTCAAATTGCTCATGATGGTTTGGAAGCCTTAGTGATGCTACAAAAATCCCATTACGATCTGGTGTTCATGGATTGTCAGATGCCCAACATGGATGGTTATGAAGCTACTCGTCAAATTCGAGCGGGTAAACACAATCAAACGATTCCGATTATTGCGATGACGGCTTATGCAATGGTAGGAGACAAAGAGAAATGTTTAGCAGCAGGAATGAATGATTATGTCAGTAAACCGATTGCTGTGGAACAGGTCAAGGCAGTCTTAGAACAATGGTTAACCGAGCATGAAACCCCTGCCCTTGATCCGAAAGCATTTCAAGAACTTTTAAACGCTGTCGGAGAAGATGATTCCGAAATCATTTTAGAAATTTTACAGGAATTTGAGGAAAATCTCACACAGTTAATTGAGAGGATTCTAGAAACAACAGAAGCAGAAGATTCCTTAGCCTTACAAAACGCAGTTCATACCCTGAAAGGGACAAGTGCAACCATGGGCGCGTTGGGCTTACGGGATTATTGTCAAGAAATCGAAAGGATCATCAAAATGGGAAACCTCCCAGATTCCCAATTAATCGAAGCCTTAAAAGAAGAAAGTAAACAGGTTGAGAAAGCCCTCATCACTAAAATTAAATACTATAGCACTACACTTGCGCTATAA